Genomic DNA from Halobaculum sp. CBA1158:
GAGCGTATCTGTTTTGCCTCTAGTGCTTGTACCTATCCTACGGACATCCAGCAGGAGCGACAGCGACTCCGTGAGGATATGGTTAGTTTCGAAGAGCGCGGTGGGGCGTACGCTGACGAAGTGTACGGCTGGGCGAAGCTCATGGGCGAACGCTCGCTCCAGGCGTACAACGAACAGTACGATGTCGACACGAGCGTTGTCCGGATCTTCACGGCATACGGACCGCGCGAAAACGAGACGCACGCGATCGTCGCGTTCATGGCGAAAGCCTACGCCGGACAGGATCCCTTCCGGATCTGGGGCGACGGCGAACAGACGCGGAACTTCACCTACGTAAAAGACATCACACGCGCACTTCGCCTCGCTGCGGAGAATATTACTGATGGTACCCCAGTCAATGCCGGTATCAGTCGGTATGTGACGATGAACGAGGCCGTCGAGATCATCTTCGACTATCTCGGTTGGGAGCCAGACGAGATCAACTACATGACCGACAAGCCGGTCGGCGTTCGCCACCGTGCGGCCGACACGAGCCGTGCTGAGGAACTCCTAGGGTGGGAACCCGAGTACACCGTCGAGGAAGGGATCAAGAATACACTCGATTGGTATATGCAGAACCGCGACAGAGAGTACGTCAAGGAGAACCTCGAAACGCTGCTCCACGAGCGTTAACGCGGGACGCAGATTTTCTCATGGCTGACGCAAACAAAGAATACGTACTCGTCACGGAGTATTTCTACCCGGACACGGCCTCGACTGGGCAACTCATGACTGACCTCGCGGTTGGTCTCCAAAAGCGAGGTCTAGATATGACTATCCTCACCGGCCAGCCGAACTATCACAGCGGCGAGAACGAGAAGCAGCCCCACGTGTCCACGCATGAAGGGGTATGTGTGAAGCGTATTCGGGCACCCCAGGTTCGGCAGTCCTCGATTCCTCGACGCCTGTTCAACTGGGGGGTCTTTACCGTCTGGATGTTCGTTGTGATGCTCCTGAGTCGTACCGAGAAGGAGCGCGAGGTGATATTCGTCTCTAACCCGCCCTTCCTTCCTGTCGCGATGTGGCTCGCCTGTCGAATTCGAGGGTGGGACTACACTTACATCGTCTATGACCTGTATCCTGACCAGCCGGTCGAACTTAATTATATCCCCGAGGGGAGTATCCCCCATCGTATCTGGGATTTCTTCAATCGGCGTGCCTTCCTCGCGGCGAACCACGTTGTCGCACTCGGTCCGGTCATGAAAGACCGCATCAGCCGGAACGCCGGTCCGAAGTTCGACGAGAGCAAGGTCGAAATCATCCACAATTGGGAAGACGAAGACTTCATTCGACCCAAAGAGAAATCGGAGAACTGGTTTAGCGAGGAACATGACCTCGTCGACCAATTCACCATCCTTTATTCGGGAAACATTGGGGATTTCCACGACCTCGAAACCCTGGTTGAAGCTGCGGTGAAGTTCGAAGACGAGAACGTGGGTTTTCTCATCATCGGAGAGGGCGACAACAAATCCAACATCGTCTCGCTGGCAGAGGAGTTCGACATCAGAGGTGAGACGGTCGAGTTTCTGCCGTACCAGCCGTGGGACGACCTCCCCTACAGCCTAACATCAGCAGACGTCTCCGTCGTCACGGTCAAGGAAGGATTCGAGGGGATCTGTGTTTCTAGCAAGCTCTACACCGCGATGGCCGCAGGTACCCCCGTGCTTACCATCGCCCAACCAGATGACGACGAGTCCCGAATCATCGATCAGTTCAATGCTGGTATTCATGTCTCGCAAGGCGACGTGGAGGGCATCGTAGAAGCCATTGAGCGTTGGCGATCAAATCTGGAGTTCGTTGAACAGCAAGGTGCGAATGCTCGGGAGGCATTCGAGACCAACTTCACCGCCGACGAATCGATCGATCGCTACTATCGGATGCTGGTAAAGTAACACTTGGAACGTTGGAGACAGTCCAAATGTCTCCTCGTTACACGATTCAATTGTTCGACTTGTATCTCTTGGGTGATCATCCCCCAGAAGTACGTAGCACCTGGCACCATTCGGCCAATGATCACACTTCGATCATCATGTCGTGGATGACCCTTCCGTCATTTTCGTTGTTAGGCGAATCAGAGACGACGAACATCAGATCGAGCCGAGCTATCTGTGTCTGTCCGGGGTCGATTTTATACGCAAGGCAACTGGCTGGGCGGATTTTCTCTTCGAGATTTTCCGCCGTCAGCAGCGCGGTTTGTAAGTTCAGCACCGCATTGCTACCTGCGTCACATAGGAACCTATCTGAATCTCCGGTGCCTCGTGGAGTGACGGGACAGCGTTGGCGTTGACCCTGTCTATCTCGTCGATGTATGCAACAACACAGACCGCGC
This window encodes:
- a CDS encoding NAD-dependent epimerase/dehydratase family protein; protein product: MSWDGKRVLVTGGASFIGSHLVEDLVAEGANVRVADDFSSGEYENLEPVKDEIQILTGNLKHRDFANEATEEIDTVFHLAADHGGRGYISQYPANCATNMALDNIVYEAAAKNGVERICFASSACTYPTDIQQERQRLREDMVSFEERGGAYADEVYGWAKLMGERSLQAYNEQYDVDTSVVRIFTAYGPRENETHAIVAFMAKAYAGQDPFRIWGDGEQTRNFTYVKDITRALRLAAENITDGTPVNAGISRYVTMNEAVEIIFDYLGWEPDEINYMTDKPVGVRHRAADTSRAEELLGWEPEYTVEEGIKNTLDWYMQNRDREYVKENLETLLHER
- a CDS encoding glycosyltransferase family 4 protein, which encodes MTDLAVGLQKRGLDMTILTGQPNYHSGENEKQPHVSTHEGVCVKRIRAPQVRQSSIPRRLFNWGVFTVWMFVVMLLSRTEKEREVIFVSNPPFLPVAMWLACRIRGWDYTYIVYDLYPDQPVELNYIPEGSIPHRIWDFFNRRAFLAANHVVALGPVMKDRISRNAGPKFDESKVEIIHNWEDEDFIRPKEKSENWFSEEHDLVDQFTILYSGNIGDFHDLETLVEAAVKFEDENVGFLIIGEGDNKSNIVSLAEEFDIRGETVEFLPYQPWDDLPYSLTSADVSVVTVKEGFEGICVSSKLYTAMAAGTPVLTIAQPDDDESRIIDQFNAGIHVSQGDVEGIVEAIERWRSNLEFVEQQGANAREAFETNFTADESIDRYYRMLVK